Proteins from a genomic interval of Rosa chinensis cultivar Old Blush chromosome 2, RchiOBHm-V2, whole genome shotgun sequence:
- the LOC112189501 gene encoding uncharacterized protein LOC112189501, with protein MGGEVDKLAREWGIQFVHSSPYYAQSNGQAEASNKIIINLLKKMLEANPRQWHETLYETLSAYRTSKRNPTTTTLYALMFGHDAVLPLEINFQSLRVQEQHHLIGEDCVQAMWQEHENLSEKRLEALDSLVMEKQRVAHAYDKRTRGRSYSEGELVWKAVLPLGEKLDGRGKWTLR; from the coding sequence ATGGGTGGTGAAGTTGATAAACTGGCAAGAGAATGGGGAATACAGTTCGTCCATTCTAGTCCTTATTATGCTCAGTCTaacggtcaagcggaggccagtaacaagatcATTATCAATTTGCTGAAGAAAATGTTGGAAGCTAATCCGCGACAATGGCATGAGACACTTTATGAGACTCTTTCGGCCTACCGCACATCTAAGCGGAATCCCACCACGACAACACTttatgctttgatgtttggccatgatgcaGTCCTGCCTTTGGAAATCAACTTCCAATCATTACGAGTTCAAGAGCAACATCAtctcattggagaagactgCGTTCAGGCTATGTGGCAGGAACATGAAAACCTTAGCGAAAAGCGCTTGGAGGCTTTAGATAGTTTGGTCATGGAAAAGCAACGAGTCGCTCACGCCTATGATAAGCGGACGCGGGGGAGGAGTTACAGTGAAGGagagttggtttggaaagcagttcTCCCACTTGGCGAAAAGTTAGATGGTCGCGGCAAATGGACTCTAAGATAG